A single window of Neurospora crassa OR74A linkage group VII, whole genome shotgun sequence DNA harbors:
- the tnr-1 gene encoding tetrahydroxynaphthalene reductase, with product MALPAFLARLLSHFSSNKASTTEKKVRVASNSSSTTTSSIQATPNPAANMPGVTAPSGTSKYDQIPGPLGIQSAHLGGKVALVTGAGRGIGREMALELGRRGAKVVVNYANSDISANEVVQAIKKIGSDAVAIKANVSDVSQIERLFREAKQRFGKLDIVCSNSGVVSFGHIKDVTPEEYDRVFNINTRGQFFVAREAYKNLEVGGRLILMGSITGQAKAVPKHTVYSASKGAIETFVRCMAIDFGDKKITVNAVAPGGIKTDMYHAVCREYIPGGDKLDNQGVDEYAAGWSPLHRVGLPIDIARVACFLASQDGEWINGKVIGVDGGACM from the exons ATGGCCCTCCCTGCTTTTCTCGCCCGTCTCCTGTCCCACTTCTCGTCTAACAAAGCCAGCACCACAGAGAAGAAAGTACGAGTCGCCTCTAACAGCTCAAGCACGACTACTTCCAGCATCCAAGCCACTCCAAATCCAGCCGCCAACATGCCCGGTGTCACAGCCCCGTCCGGTACTAGCAAGTATGACCAGATCCCCGGTCCCCTCGGTATCCAGTCTGCCCATCTTGGTGGCAAGGTGGCGCTTGTAACCGGTGCCG GCCGCGGTATCGGGAGGGAAATGGCGCTCGAGCTTGGACGTCGTGGAGCCAAGGTGGTAGTCAACTACGCCAACAGCGACATCTCGGCCAACGAGGTCGTGCaggccatcaagaagatCGGCTCCGACGCGGTCGCCATCAAGGCCAACGTCAGCGATGTCAGTCAGATTGAGAGGCTCTTCCGCGAGGCCAAGCAGAGGTTCGGCAAGCTCGACATTGTGTGCTCCAATTCGGGTGTCGTCTCGTTCGGTCACATCAAGGACGTCACCCCGGAGGAGTACGACCGCGtcttcaacatcaacacccgTGGCCAGTTCTTTGTTGCGCGCGAGGCCTACAAAAACCTTGAGGTTGGCGGCCGCTTGATCCTCATGGGATCCATCACGGGCCAGGCCAAGGCCGTTCCCAAGCACACAGTTTACTCTGCTAGCAAGGGAGCCATTGAGACTTTTGTCCGCTGCATGGCTATCG ACTTTGGAGACAAGAAGATTACCGTCAACGCCGTCGCTCCGGGCGGTATCAAGACGGACATGTACCACGCCGTGTGCAGGGAGTACATCCCCGGCGGCGACAAGCTCGACAACCAGGGTGTGGACGAGTATGCCGCTGGGTGGTCGCCTCTTCACCGCGTGGGTCTCCCCATCGACATTGCTCGTGTTGCCTGCTTCCTAGCTTCCCAGGATGGCGAGTGGATCAATGGTAAGGTTATCGGCGTTGATGGCGGCGCCTGCATGTAA
- the tnr-1 gene encoding tetrahydroxynaphthalene reductase, variant produces the protein MPGVTAPSGTSKYDQIPGPLGIQSAHLGGKVALVTGAGRGIGREMALELGRRGAKVVVNYANSDISANEVVQAIKKIGSDAVAIKANVSDVSQIERLFREAKQRFGKLDIVCSNSGVVSFGHIKDVTPEEYDRVFNINTRGQFFVAREAYKNLEVGGRLILMGSITGQAKAVPKHTVYSASKGAIETFVRCMAIDFGDKKITVNAVAPGGIKTDMYHAVCREYIPGGDKLDNQGVDEYAAGWSPLHRVGLPIDIARVACFLASQDGEWINGKVIGVDGGACM, from the exons ATGCCCGGTGTCACAGCCCCGTCCGGTACTAGCAAGTATGACCAGATCCCCGGTCCCCTCGGTATCCAGTCTGCCCATCTTGGTGGCAAGGTGGCGCTTGTAACCGGTGCCG GCCGCGGTATCGGGAGGGAAATGGCGCTCGAGCTTGGACGTCGTGGAGCCAAGGTGGTAGTCAACTACGCCAACAGCGACATCTCGGCCAACGAGGTCGTGCaggccatcaagaagatCGGCTCCGACGCGGTCGCCATCAAGGCCAACGTCAGCGATGTCAGTCAGATTGAGAGGCTCTTCCGCGAGGCCAAGCAGAGGTTCGGCAAGCTCGACATTGTGTGCTCCAATTCGGGTGTCGTCTCGTTCGGTCACATCAAGGACGTCACCCCGGAGGAGTACGACCGCGtcttcaacatcaacacccgTGGCCAGTTCTTTGTTGCGCGCGAGGCCTACAAAAACCTTGAGGTTGGCGGCCGCTTGATCCTCATGGGATCCATCACGGGCCAGGCCAAGGCCGTTCCCAAGCACACAGTTTACTCTGCTAGCAAGGGAGCCATTGAGACTTTTGTCCGCTGCATGGCTATCG ACTTTGGAGACAAGAAGATTACCGTCAACGCCGTCGCTCCGGGCGGTATCAAGACGGACATGTACCACGCCGTGTGCAGGGAGTACATCCCCGGCGGCGACAAGCTCGACAACCAGGGTGTGGACGAGTATGCCGCTGGGTGGTCGCCTCTTCACCGCGTGGGTCTCCCCATCGACATTGCTCGTGTTGCCTGCTTCCTAGCTTCCCAGGATGGCGAGTGGATCAATGGTAAGGTTATCGGCGTTGATGGCGGCGCCTGCATGTAA
- a CDS encoding phenylalanine ammonia-lyase, whose amino-acid sequence MSGAPNSHAQAVYASWARLRHLKESKQPIEISGSNLTIADVVAVSLHGAKAHLSDDTQQVDRSIALLEERIQAGDVIYGVNTGFGGSADTRTDAGSEPLMRLQGALVQHLNVGILTHADKDRDGSNSWAGKPYDNELLRSHALPSPVVRATMLIRCNSLMRGHSGVRPLIMENILKLLNRDMVPIVPLRGSISASGDLSTLSYIAGALEGNPDIYLKARKPHNRTEILPADKALSLAGLEPVRFQVKEGLGITNGTAPSCATASIAIQEANQLAVLVQLLTAMGTEALAGTAANYHPFISSVRPHPGQAEAASNILAFLAGSKIAAPCEAHPESEDEPAKVRGLAQDRYALRTAPQWIGPQLEDLELATKQVQTELNSTTDNPLIDPTSGLIHHGGNFQAMALTSAMEKTLLALQNLGRLLYAQSSELLNNMTNKGLPPNLSADEPSQSYTCKGFDVNMAAYMAELAYLAKPISPHVQVAEMNNQSVNSMALVAARYALEAVEVVNLMAATYIYVLCQALDLRVLQLEFREALSVRLRDLVLSHVARQRSLKSKEEEHKGLSEVDITESQRRAGKLAECILDQWDKLASLDVAERASVATKQSALDALELLHCGTEYGRRTWGFSDLQAYHLKTARVVADCYGDHRNALLEGKQDTRRWLSGGSTVVYDFVRKELKTPLNRGVVDHPPLLKEQLTRLKEAIRSEAGTRAKEIEEGNDLRSRNRILGSMASEIYEAIRSGELYSRIMAFGRDSKMWGEAASSS is encoded by the exons ATGTCCGGTGCGCCTAATTCTCATGCGCAAGCTGTTTACGCCTCTTGGGCACGTCTCAGACACCTGAAGGAGTCAAAACAACCCATCGAGATATCAGGCTCCAACTTGACCATCGCCGATGTTGTAGCAGTCTCGCT GCATGGCGCAAAGGCCCATCTCTCAGACGACACCCAACAAGTCGATCGCAGCATCGCATTACTCGAAGAGCGCATACAGGCAGGCGACGTTATCTATGGCGTAAACACTGGCTTTGGCGGTAGCGCCGACACTCGAACCGATGCAGGAAGCGAGCCCCTGATGCGCCTACAAGGTGCATTAGTTCAGCACCTTAACGTTGGAATTCTTACACATGCCGACAAGGACCGCGATGGGAGCAACTCCTGGGCGGGAAAGCCTTACGACAACGAGCTTCTTCGCAGCCATGCTCTCCCGAGTCCTGTGGTCCGAGCCACCATGCTTATACGCTGTAACTCCCTGATGAGAGGCCATTCTGGTGTCCGACCGCTGATCATGGAAAACATCCTGAAGCTTCTGAACAGAGACATGGTCCCTATCGTTCCGCTTCGGGGAAGCATTTCGGCCTCGGGTGACCTATCGACTCTCTCGTACATTGCTGGCGCTCTCGAGGGAAATCCAGATATATACCTCAAAGCCAGGAAGCCACACAATAGGACGGAGATCTTGCCAGCCGACAAAGCTCTGTCCCTTGCTGGCCTGGAACCCGTGCGTTTTCAAGTCAAGGAAGGACTCGGCATCACCAACGGCACAGCACCCTCCTGCGCCACTGCCTCTATTGCTATCCAGGAAGCCAACCAGCTGGCCGTTCTTGTTCAGCTTCTAACGGCTATGGGTACCGAAGCCCTGGCCGGCACAGCGGCAAACTATCATCCTTTCATCTCCTCCGTCCGGCCGCACCCCGgtcaagcagaagcagcatcCAACATCCTAGCCTTTCTCGCTGGGTCCAAAATCGCCGCACCCTGCGAAGCCCATCCCGAATCTGAAGACGAACCGGCTAAAGTCCGGGGTCTTGCTCAGGACCGCTACGCTCTCCGGACCGCACCGCAATGGATCGGACCACAGCTCGAGGACCTGGAGCTGGCCACGAAGCAGGTACAGACAGAACTCAACTCGACCACAGACAACCCCCTGATCGACCCCACGTCCGGGCTCATCCACCACGGCGGTAACTTCCAGGCTATGGCGCTTACCTCGGCCATGGAGAAGACCTTGCTGGCACTGCAGAACCTGGGCCGCTTGCTCTACGCGCAAAGCTCGGAGCTGCTCAACAACATGACGAACAAGGGACTGCCGCCTAATCTGTCGGCGGATGAGCCAAGCCAGAGCTACACGTGCAAGGGCTTCGACGTCAACATGGCCGCGTACATGGCCGAGCTGGCGTACCTGGCTAAGCCGATCAGCCCCCATGTACAGGTAGCGGAAATGAACAATCAGAGTGTCAATTCGATGGCGTTAGTTGCGGCTCGGTATGCACTGGAAGCGGTCGAAGTGGTTAATTTGATGGCTGCGACTTACATATATGTGCTCTGCCAGGCACTAGACCTGAGAGTGCTGCAGTTAGAGTTCCGAGAGGCCCTATCGGTGCGTTTGCGAGATCTAGTTCTCTCCCATGTTGCCAGGCAAAGGAGTCTCAAGTCCAAAGAGGAAGAGCACAAGGGCTTGTCCGAGGTTGACATCACGGAGAGCCAAAGGCGTGCCGGCAAGCTTGCAGAGTGTATCCTTGACCAATGGGACAAGCTAGCCTCCCTGGACGTAGCAGAGCGCGCGTCCGTGGCAACTAAGCAGTCAGCCTTGGACgcccttgagcttcttcacTGTGGGACGGAGTACGGTCGTAGAACCTGGGGATTCAGTGATTTGCAAGCCTACCACTTGAAGACCGCTCGGGTGGTGGCAGATTGTTATGGTGATCACCGAAACGCCTTGCTCGAAGGAAAGCAGGACACTCGACGGTGGCTCAGCGGTGGCTCAACAGTCGTCTACGATTTTGTCAGGAAGGAGTTGAAGACTCCTCTGAACAGGGGCGTAGTTGACCATCCGCCGCTTTTAAAGGAGCAGTTGACGAGACTGAAGGAGGCAATCCGCAGCGAGGCAGGAACAAGAGCCAAGGAGATAGAGGAGGGTAATGACTTACGGTCAAGGAACAGGATTCTTGGAAGCATGGCGTCGGAGATTTATGAGGCGATTCGCAGTGGGGAGTTGTATTCACGGATTATGGCGTTTGGAAGGGATAGCAAGATGTGGGGAGAGGCCGCCTCGTCTTCGTAG